GGGAAATCAATCTGGAAGAAATGAATGGGTTTATGGAAAAAGGGATTGTCCCGACGACATCTCAGGTTAATCCCGGTGATTTCTATGAATATTTTGAGGAATGTGCTAAAAAAAATGAATCATGCTTGTATCTCGCCTTTTCCTCCAAGTTGTCAGGATCTTGTGAAACAGCAAACCTAGTGCTTAAGGATATAAAAAACCAGTATCCTGATTTTGAATGCGAAGTCGTTGATAGTCGACAAAGTGGCGGCGGAGTGGCATTGATTGCCGAAGTACTGCTGGAACTTATCGACCAAAATTATGGGCTGGACGAACTTGTTTCAGCTGCTGAAAAACTTATTGACCATACACATTTTTATTTCAGTATTGAAGATTTAAATTGGTTGTATCTAGGTGGCCGGGTATCAAGAGGGACGGCGGTTGTTGGTGGATTTTTAAAAATTCATCCAATTGTTTCGGTTGAAGATGGAGAACTTAAAATTATTGGGAAATCCCGTGGCAATAAAAAAGCCCAGCAGCTTGTATTAAAAAAGGTATCGGAGAATATCTCGGGCTATCTTGGACAGAAAGTTGGTATTGCCTATAATGGGGTAATGAAGCCGGTCGACGAGTACAGAGAAGCACTTATTGAGATGGGTATAAAACGAATAGAACCGGTTCCGATTGGCTGTGTTTTAGCAGCTCACCTTGGAGTTCAAGGGACTGGAATTTATTTTTACGATTTATCGCCGGAAGATATTTTAAAATAAAATTGTTAAATTCAAAAAAACGCTTGCGTAGAGCGTTTTTTTCATGTATAATATTGAAGGTTGACATATAACAATGAATTGTGAGGTTGCTGTTGCCTTCAACAGGTCATTCACAAGGAGTTAGTCACGATCTTGAATCGGACGACAATTACTGTTTCGGGAATGGGAAACCATTTTCAAAAAAATATAAATGAAACACCCGGATGAGTTGACAGTAATTGGCGTATCTAAATGCAACAAAATACAAGGAGGAAAATTTAGGTATGGCAAAACAAAAGATTAGAATCAGATTAAAAGCTTTTGATCACAAAATTTTAGATCAATCGGCAGAACGGATTGTAGAAACAGCGA
This genomic interval from Eubacteriaceae bacterium ES3 contains the following:
- a CDS encoding DegV family protein encodes the protein MRLLVDSMCDFSQEYLEHPLVDMVSLNVIIEGKTYRDKREINLEEMNGFMEKGIVPTTSQVNPGDFYEYFEECAKKNESCLYLAFSSKLSGSCETANLVLKDIKNQYPDFECEVVDSRQSGGGVALIAEVLLELIDQNYGLDELVSAAEKLIDHTHFYFSIEDLNWLYLGGRVSRGTAVVGGFLKIHPIVSVEDGELKIIGKSRGNKKAQQLVLKKVSENISGYLGQKVGIAYNGVMKPVDEYREALIEMGIKRIEPVPIGCVLAAHLGVQGTGIYFYDLSPEDILK